A region of Salmo salar chromosome ssa17, Ssal_v3.1, whole genome shotgun sequence DNA encodes the following proteins:
- the LOC106575173 gene encoding alsin-like isoform X4, translating into MKKWTWSGDRAEFRNGFGVFQIEFHLSMHQHCHGQISVMESQRKSSGEEDSSGERGSLHTWKGYSYSVTPERVLLSRPVLQAALGTRHGVLLVEGGQVYSFGEFPWKQSQVSEVGPLKPVLESALSGQRVVAVAAGSFHSGAVTEDGGVHMWGENSFGQCGLSILTVVPNPTPVAVLDPDTSPPHTIRVLELACGEQHSLALSAQHEVWAWGSGCQLGLVTTIYPVWKPQKVEHLAGRHVLQVTCGAFHSLALVRCLPPQEARRPLPDKCGQCNQLLYTMTDKEDHVIISDGHYCPLGVELLADGEARLGPGRSPPLRLQSSPSEPLLSSHTSASVPGPYPTITDHTDNERGRTVAQNGEVLTSTDSDISAAGTDSDRTVGGVGGAASQNSPYPDDQAVKEYLKKLSDTSLAEETAKMTIAGASFQPPADSLDLLTSDLIPGVMPVTTSSALNSLVSSCASAMGERVVSTYEALSLKKMINYYYPGVGGVAGVPGGVPGGFPGGPAEERVRLEESMQGKKSCSTGDIREEDEGLSRRLSLPGLLSQGRYAVRLLSSSSAHRLLSSLSSSYTLMLSPRLLRRASRPRVRAVPLTPVGGLPEAGELLPSLQTEVWSWGRGEEGQLGHGDNLPRLQPLCIKCLSSKEVVLVAAGAHHSLALTAQSQVFSWGSNSSGQLGHMGCPTTIPRLAKLSEGIRVWDVGAGAQHTLLLADGDCYQPILYYSGQQVREGAQDAPQDQTEGYSYTQQPVLLPFCMNLGYVSGVFAGGQSCVALADRNVMGFIASLHELAAAERKFYCKLSSVKNHILRPLLDLGENYRCRYSSAGQRPWVRESLSTALGPASTVLLQSLARCYSRLCHLTGQHSASLTANLRRRREVKSLVMLEHASIFLDTYTEYCCSVGNFLVMGGFQALAKPSLDFFGKCPELLQRLAESSEENIPLSDLLVTLFYLPMRHLHEYGRLLLKLGTCFEVSSVDYQKLQDGCSKFEALALHLKRRRKEAEYTYHFWKSFPGKMTVSGLDSLRKPRRRLICESSNKALTLQNSGRFSVNWFILFNDALVHAQFSTHHVFPLATLWVEPILEENTGLYGLKVISPEETFTLLACSSMEKAKWLRSFNQAVDQAMSGAGQRAEPPISRTASYTFYKDSRLKEATYEGHWLAGKPDGRGMMKWLDGRIYTGTFKNGLEDGFGDYVIPSKTSNLNDHYQGHWKEGKMHGIGTYKYATGELYEGSFQDNMRHGHGMLRSGTLNSSSPSVFIGQWVHDKKTGYGVFDDITRGEKYMGMWQDDQRQGTGVIVTQFGLYYEGAFNNNKMQGTGVLLSEDNTTYEGEFSEDWTLNGKGVLTMANGDYFEGSFTGEWGSGLKVTGSFFKPNLYHSDGDKGRAVKLGRLAVRPEEKWRAVFEECWMRLGCEAPGQGENQRAWENIAEALTTSRRQHGDSPEMNLSRTHNRTLGSLEFIPQQHVGPVTMEKYDSIRHYLIKACDTPLHPLGRLMETLVAVYRMTYVGVGANRRLLLQAVNEIMSYLARIFQLVRFLFPDLPEEGGVIPEPSSDPQDKKDSNCADTQLESPKPGRVVSSSALLLPVLLPGLYPPLFTLYVLEKEREDDVYWECVLRLNKQPDVALLAFLGVQHKFWPVSVPVLGEKTEVVSSTKDACFASATETLQQIRQFVFSTTFTPSDKLQVIQLTFEEITKEVMSSLEGNFLWSMDDLFPVFLYVVLRARIRNLGSEVSLIEDLMDPCVQHGEHGIMFTTLKACYYQIQHEKTT; encoded by the exons ATGAAGAAATGGACATGGTCAGGGGACCG GGCTGAATTTAGAAACGGATTTGGAGTTTTTCAAATTGAGTTTCACCTGTCTATGCATCAGCATTGCCATGGACAAATCTCagtgatggagtcccagaggaaaAG CTCTGGTGAGGAGGACAGTTCAGGGGAGCGAGGTTCGCTCCACACCTGGAAGGGCTACTCCTATAGTGTCACCCCAGAGAGAGTGCTCCTGTCCAGGCCTGTGCTGCAGGCTGCCCTGGGAACACGCCATGGGGTTCTACTGGTGGAGG GCGGGCAGGTGTACAGCTTTGGTGAGTTCCCATGGAAACAGAGCCAGGTCTCAGAGGTGGGCCCCCTGAAGCCCGTCCTAGAGAGCGCTCTCAGCGGCCAGCGCGTGGTCGCCGTGGCAGCGGGCAGCTTCCACAGCGGGGCGGTTACCGAGGACGGCGGGGTCCACATGTGGGGGGAGAACTCCTTCGGCCAGTGTGGCCTGTCTATCCTCACTGTAGTCCCCAACCCGACTCCAGTGGCTGTCCTGGACCCCGACACCAGCCCCCCTCATACCATCCGGGTCCTGGAGCTGGCCTGCGGGGAGCAGcactcccttgctctctctgccCAGCACGAGGTGTGGGCCTGGGGCAGCGGCTGCCAGCTGGGCCTGGTCACTACCATCTATCCCGTGTGGAAACCCCAGAAGGTGGAGCACCTGGCGGGCAGACACGTCCTTCAGGTGACCTGTGGGGCCTTCCACAGCCTTGCCTTGGTGCGTTGCCTACCCCCTCAGGAGGCCCGGCGGCCCCTGCCAGATAAGTGTGGCCAGTGCAACCAGCTGCTCTACACCATGACGGACAAGGAGGACCACGTCATTATCTCAGATGGTCATTACTGCCCCCTAGGGGTGGAGTTGCTGGCTGACGGAGAGGCCAGGCTGGGGCCTGGAAGGTCCCCTCCGCTAAGGCTCCAGAGCTCCCCTTCAgagcccctcctctcctctcatacctCGGCCTCAGTGCCTGGTCCCTATCCCACCATAACAGACCATACAGACAATGAGAGGGGGAGGACAGTGGCACAGAATGGGGAAGTCTTAACCAGCACAGACTCTGACATCTCTGCTGCTGGGACAGACTCTGATCGAACTGTTGGAGGTGTGGGGGGTGCAGCATCTCAGAACTCCCCCTACCCTGATGATCAGGCAGTGAAAGAATATCTCAAGAAACTGTCTGACACCTCTCTGGCTGAGGAGACTGCCAAGATGACCATAGCAGGAGCAAGTTTTCAG CCCCCAGCAGATAGCCTTGAcctcctgacctctgacctcatcccCGGGGTCATGCCAGTGACCACCAGCTCTGCCCTCAACAGCCTGGTCTCATCCTGTGCCTCCGCCATGGGCGAGAGAGTGGTCTCCACCTACGAGGCTCTGTCCCTGAAGAAGATGATTAACTACTACTACCCCGGGGTTGGGGGTGTAGCAGGAGTACCCGGTGGGGTGCCAGGGGGGTTTCCAGGGGGACCCGCGGAGGAGCGGGTGCGTCTGGAGGAGTCCATGCAGGGGAAGAAGAGCTGCAGCACGGGGGACATCCGTGAGGAGGATGAGGGCCTGAGTCGACGTCTCTCTCTGCCTGGACTCCTCTCTCAGGGTAGATACGCTGTTCGTCTcttatcctcctcctctgctCATCGCCTCTTATCCTCCTTATCTTCCTCCTATACTCTGATGT TGTCCCCCAGGTTGCTGCGGAGGGCCAGCCGGCCCAGGGTGCGAGCGGTGCCCCTCACCCCTGTGGGAGGGCTCCCAGAGGCGGGGGAGCTGCTCCCCTCCCTGCAGACCGAGGTGTGGAGCTGGGGGCGGGGCGAGGAGGGCCAGCTTGGCCACGGGGACAACCTCCCCAG GCTGCAGCCACTGTGCATCAAGTGTCTGAGCAGTAAGGAGGTGGTGCTTGTGGCTGCTGGGGCACATCACTCCCTGGCCCTGACTGCACAGTCCCAG gtCTTCTCCTGGGGTAGTAACAGCTCTGGCCAGCTGGGACACATGGGGTGTCCTACTACTATCCCTCGCCTTGCCAAG CTGTCTGAGGGGATCCGTGTATGGGATGTGGGTGCTGGGGCACAGCACACCCTCCTCCTGGCCGATGGGGACTGTTACCAGCCCATCCTTTACTATAGCGGACAGCAGGTCAGAGAGGGGGCGCAGGACGCACCCCAGGACCAGACAGAGGGGTACAGCTACACCCAGCAACCAGTGCTGCTCCCCTTCTGCATGAAC TTGGGCTACGTGAGCGGTGTGTTTGCGGGGGGCCAGAGCTGCGTGGCGCTAGCCGATCGCAACGTCATGGGTTTCATCGCCAGCCTCCACGAGCTGGCTGCTGCCGAGAGGAAGTTCTACTGCAAGCTGAGCTCTGTGAAGAACCACATACTGCGCCCCCTGTTGGACCTGGGTGAGAACTACCGCTGCCGCTACAGCTCCGCTGGACAGAGGCCatgggtcagag AGTCGTTGAGTACAGCCCTAGGCCCGGCGTCCACAGTGCTGCTACAGAGCCTGGCGAGGTGTTATAGCCGCCTGTGTCACCTCACTGGGCAGCACTCCGCCTCCCTCACCGCCAACCTGCGCCGCCGTCGGGAGGTGAAAAGCTTGGTTATGCTGGAGCATGCCAGCATCTTCCTGGACACGTACACTGA GTACTGCTGCTCTGTGGGTAACTTCCTGGTGATGGGGGGCTTCCAGGCTCTGGCCAAGCCCTCGCT AGATTTCTTTGGGAAGTGTCCAGAGCTGTTGCAGCGGCTGGCAGAGTCCAGCGAGGAGAACATTCCTCTGAGTGACCTGTTGGTGACTCTCTTCTACCTGCCCATGAGACACCTTCACGAGTATGGCAGGCTGCTGCTCAAACTGGGAACCTGCTTCGAGGTG AGCTCAGTGGACTACCAGAAGCTTCAGGACGGCTGCTCTAAGTTTGAGGCCCTGGCTCTTcatctgaagaggaggaggaaggaggcagaGTACACGTACCACTTCTGGAAGAGCTTCCCTGGCAAGATGACGGTCAGTGGCCTG GATTCCCTGCGTAAGCCCCGCCGGAGGCTGATCTGTGAGAGCAGTAACAAGGCCCTGACGCTACAGAACTCTGGAAGGTTCTCTGTCAACTGGTTCATCCTCTTCAATGATGCACTCGTCCACGCTCAG ttCTCCACCCACCATGTCTTCCCATTGGCCACACTGTGGGTCGAGCCCATCCTGGAGGAGAACACTGGCCT GTATGGACTGAAGGTGATCTCACCTGAGGAGACATTCACCCTGCTGGCCTGTTCTTCCATGGAGAAG GCCAAGTGGCTTCGCTCCTTCAACCAGGCGGTGGACCAGGCCATGAGTGGGGCGGGGCAGAGGGCGGAGCCTCCCATCTCCCGGACCGCCTCCTACACCTTCTACAAGGACAGCCGTCTGAAGGAGGCCACCTACGAGGGCCACTGGCTGGCCGGCAAGCCCGATGGGAG GGGAATGATGAAGTGGCTTGATGGGAGAATTTACACGGGGACGTTCAAGAACGGACTGGAGGATGG TTTTGGAGATTACGTTATTCCCAGCAAGACGTCGAACCTGAACGACCACTATCAAGGCCACTGGAAAGAAGGGAAGATGCACGGCATCGGAACATACAA GTATGCCACAGGTGAGTTGTACGAGGGCTCGTTCCAGGACAACATGCGTCACGGTCACGGGATGCTGCGCAGCGGCACGCTGAACTCCTCCTCCCCCAGCGTCTTCATCGGCCAATGGGTGCACGACAAGAAGACGGGCTACGGCGTCTTTGATGACATCACCAG AGGAGAGAAGTACATGGGCATGTGGCAGGATGACCAGCGGCAGGGCACGGGCGTCATAGTAACCCAGTTTGGCCTGTACTACGAGGGAgccttcaacaacaacaagatgcaG GGCACAGGGGTCCTGCTGTCTGAGGACAACACCACATATGAAGGAGAGTTCTCGGAGGACTGGACTCTCAACGGAAAG GGTGTGCTGACCATGGCTAATGGGGACTACTTTGAGGGCTCCTTCACCGGGGAGTGGGGCTCCGGCCTGAAGGTCACCGGATCCTTCTTCAAACCCAACCTCTACCACTCAGACGGGGACAAGGGCCGCGCTGT TAAGCTGGGGCGTCTGGCGGTGCGTCCGGAGGAGAAGTGGAGGGCAGTGTTTGAGGAGTGTTGGATGAGGCTGGGCTGTGAGGCCCCTGGCCagggagagaatcagagagcCTGGGAGAACATCGCTGAAGCCCTGACCACCAGCAGGAGACAGCacggagacag CCCAGAGATGAACCTGAGTCGGACTCATAACAGAACTCTGGGGAGTCTGGAGTTCATCCCTCAGCAGCATGTTGGCCCTGTTACCATGGAGAAGTATGACAGTATCCGCCATTACCTCATCAAG gcgtGTGACACGCCCCTGCACCCCCTGGGCAGGCTGATGGAGACCCTGGTGGCTGTCTACAGGATGACCTACGTGGGGGTGGGGGCCAACCGCCGCCTCCTACTGCAGGCTGTCAACGAGATCATGTCCTACCTGGCACGCATCTTCCAGctcgtcag GTTCCTGTTCCCAGATCTGCCTGAAGAGGGTGGAGTGATCCCTGAACCATCCTCTGACCCCCAGGACAAGAAGGATTCCAACTGCGCAGACACCCAGCTAGAATCCCCCAAACCTGG GCGTGTGGTGAGTAGCTCAGCTCTGCTCCTGCCGGTGTTGCTGCCtggtctctacccccctctcttcaccctgtacgtcctggagaaggagagggaggacgaCGTGTACTGGGAGTGTGTCCTCCGCCTCAACAAACAGCCAGATGTGGCCCTGCTCGCCTTCCTCGGCGTGCAACA TAAGTTTTGGCCGGTTTCGGTTCCAGTGTTGGGGGAGAAGACGGAG gTTGTGTCCAGCACAAAAGACGCCTGTTTTGCCTCAGCAACAGAGACCTTACAGCAGATCAG ACAGTTTGTTTTCAGCACAACGTTCACCCCGTCCGACAAGCTGCAGGTGATCCAGCTGACATTTGAGGAGATCACAAAGGAAGTGATGTCATCTCTGGAGGGTAACTTCCTGTGGTCCATGGACGACCTGTTTCCTGTGTTCCTCTACGTGGTACTGCGCGCCCG GATCAGGAACCTGGGGTCAGAGGTGAGTCTGATAGAGGACCTGATGGACCCCTGTGTACAGCACGGAGAACACGGCATCATGTTCACCACTCTCAAG gcGTGTTACTATCAGATCCAGCATGAGAAGACCACATAA